The following are encoded together in the Cicer arietinum cultivar CDC Frontier isolate Library 1 chromosome 2, Cicar.CDCFrontier_v2.0, whole genome shotgun sequence genome:
- the LOC140919415 gene encoding uncharacterized protein yields MDHKVIMFMMNVITYKEFDKCTNKEIAKSIYDALVQTNEGSKQIQKAKANILVKKYELIKMEENEDFKTMFSRFQTQVSGLKVFQKRYIIVDHVKKILRICPLSRDPRS; encoded by the coding sequence ATGGATCATAAAGTCATAATGTTTATGATGAATGTGATCACATacaaggagtttgacaagtgcacgAACAAAGAGATAGCTAAGAGTATCTATGATGCTCTGGTTCAGACCAATGAAGGAAGTAAGCAGATCCAAAAGGCAAAAGCTAATATTTTGGTCAAAAAGTATGAGCTTATTAAGAtggaagaaaatgaagactttAAAACTATGTTTTCTAGGTTTCAAACTCAAGTCTCAGGGTTAAAAGTGTTTCAAAAGAGATACATAATTGTTGATCATGTCAAGAAAATCCTAAGGATCTGCCCATTAAGTCGAGACCCAAGATCATAG